A single Xenopus laevis strain J_2021 chromosome 3S, Xenopus_laevis_v10.1, whole genome shotgun sequence DNA region contains:
- the cystm1.S gene encoding uncharacterized protein LOC734743 isoform X1, which translates to MNYENPPPYASQPAPYPPYGQQPGYPAPNQYPGNPPGPVGYQPGQPGYPPPNQYPDNPPGPVGYQPGYPAPNQYPGNPPGPVGYQPGQPGYQGYPQYEWQGGPPANAPVYMDAPKNTVYVVEERRNDTSGDGACLTACWTALCCCCLWDMLT; encoded by the exons ATGAATTACGAAAACCCACCACCATATGCAAGCCAACCTGCTCCATACCCGCCATATGGCCAACAACCAGGCTATCCAGCTCCCAACCAATATCCTGGCAATCCTCCAGGACCAGTTGGATACCAACCAGGACAACCAGGCTACCCACCTCCCAACCAATATCCTGACAATCCTCCAGGACCAGTCGGATATCAACCAGGCTATCCAGCTCCAAACCAATATCCTGGCAATCCTCCTGGACCAGTAGGATACCAACCAGGACAACCAGGCTATCAAGGCTATCCACAATATGAATGGCAGGGTGGTCCACCCGCTAACGCACCAGTTTATATGGATGCCCCTAAAAATACAG TGTATGTtgtagaagaaagaagaaacgaTACATCAGGAGATGGAGCCTGTCTCACTGCTTGCTGGACTGCCCTTTGTTGCTGCTGCCTGTGGGACATGTTGACCTAA